A portion of the Phacochoerus africanus isolate WHEZ1 chromosome 5, ROS_Pafr_v1, whole genome shotgun sequence genome contains these proteins:
- the CHST12 gene encoding carbohydrate sulfotransferase 12: MAKSRLLRLWLVLGSLFMILLIIVYWDNVGAAHFYLHPAPPRPPAPEPRPSGGPAPPRLLPARPLEMLLLGGSGGGGGRQPGLAGRPAGQPWPRASRKPGPPGNLEESVRGYDWSSPAAPQSADPDGRQAERRSVLRELCANASFVFPTKERSFDDIPNYELNHLIVDDRHGVIYCYVPKVACTNWKRVMIVLSQSLSDRGVPYRDPLDIPREYVHNSSTHLTFNKFWRRYGKFSRHLMKIKLKKYTKFLFVRDPFVRLISAFRSKFELENEEFYRKFAVPMLQMYSNHTSPPASVSEAFSAGLRVSFANFIQYLLDPHTEQLAPFNEHWRQVHRLCHPCQIDYDFVGKLETLDQDAAQLLRLLKVDKLLHFPPSYRNRTASSWEEGWFAQIPLAWRQQLYKLYEADFVLFGYPKPENLLRD; encoded by the coding sequence ATGGCCAAGAGCCGGCTCCTCCGCCTGTGGCTGGTCTTGGGCTCCCTCTTCATGATCCTGCTCATCATCGTGTACTGGGACAACGTGGGCGCCGCCCACTTCTACCTGCACCCGGCGCCTCCGCGGCCGCCCGCCCCCGAGCCCCGCCCCTccggcggccccgccccgccgcggCTGCTCCCCGCGCGGCCCTTGGAGATGCTGCTGctcggcggcagcggcggcggcggcggccggcaGCCCGGCCTCGCGGGGAGGCCGGCGGGGCAGCCCTGGCCGCGGGCGTCGCGCAAGCCCGGGCCGCCGGGCAACCTGGAGGAGAGCGTGAGGGGCTACGACTGGTCCAGCCCCGCGGCGCCGCAGAGCGCCGACCCCGACGGGCGGCAGGCCGAGCGCAGGAGCGTGCTCCGGGAGCTCTGCGCCAACGCCAGCTTCGTGTTCCCCACCAAGGAGCGCTCCTTCGACGACATCCCCAACTACGAGCTGAACCACCTCATCGTGGACGACCGCCACGGCGTCATCTACTGCTACGTGCCCAAGGTGGCCTGCACCAACTGGAAGCGCGTGATGATCGTCCTGAGCCAGAGCCTGTCGGACCGGGGCGTGCCCTACCGCGACCCGCTGGACATCCCCCGCGAGTACGTGCACAACTCCAGCACGCACCTGACCTTCAACAAGTTCTGGCGGCGCTATGGCAAGTTCTCGCGCCACCTCATGAAGATCAAGCTGAAGAAGTACACCAAGTTCCTGTTCGTGCGCGACCCCTTCGTGCGCCTCATCTCCGCCTTCCGCAGCAAGTTCGAGCTGGAGAACGAGGAGTTCTACCGCAAGTTCGCTGTCCCCATGCTGCAGATGTACTCCAACCACACCAGCCCGCCCGCGTCCGTCAGCGAGGCCTTCAGCGCCGGCCTCAGGGTGTCCTTCGCCAACTTCATCCAGTACCTGCTGGACCCCCACACCGAGCAGCTGGCGCCCTTCAACGAGCACTGGCGGCAGGTGCACCGCCTCTGCCACCCCTGCCAGATAGACTACGACTTCGTGGGCAAGCTGGAGACCCTGGACCAGGACGCCGCGCAGCTGCTCCGGCTCCTCAAGGTGGATAAGCTGCTGCACTTCCCCCCGAGTTACCGGAACAGGACTGCCAGCAGCTGGGAGGAGGGCTGGTTTGCCCAAATCCCCCTGGCCTGGAGGCAGCAGCTGTACAAACTCTACGAGGCCGACTTTGTTCTCTTTGGCTACCCCAAGCCCGAGAACCTGCTCAGAGACTGA